The DNA region GAAATCTCTCGCCGCACTCGGCTTCTCGCTGATGCTGCTGTCGTCCGCGGCATTCGCAGTCCCGTCGCTGCAGCAAGTCGAGCAGTCGATCGCACAACGCGATTGGCAGCGCGCCGACACGCAGCTGTCGCAAGTCATCGACGCCCACCCGAACAACGCGCATGCGCGCTACCTGTACGCGCAGGTGCTGGACCGCGAAGGCCGCGCGTCGGACGCGCTCGCGCAACTGCAGCGGGCGAAGTCGCTCGATCCGCAACTGCGCTTCACCGATGCGTCGCGCTTCGCGCAGACCGAGTCGCGCATTCGCGCGGACGCCGCGCGCGTGAGCGGCAACACCCCGTCGGCCACGCAGGCCGGCTCGTTGCAGTCGTCGCTCGCACCGGCCGCGCCGGTCGCGAAACACGGTCCGTCGACCGGCATGTGGATCGGCATCGCGCTGATCGTCGCACTCATCGCGCTGGTGCTGCGCTGGACGCTGCGGCGCGCGCGCTCGGCCGACGACGGCCGCGCCGACGACGAACGCCGCACGCAATTGAAGCGCGCGACCGACGTGCTGAACGACATTCGTCCGCTGAAACTCGACGCGAAGCTGTCGACGGCGCCCGGCGCCGCCGCGCTCACCGGCGAGCTCGAAGGCATCGAGACCGATGCACGCACGCTCGTCGAAGCGCTGTCGAACGGCAAGAACCCGGTGCCGCCGTATCGCATCGACGAGCTCGAGCAGCGGC from Burkholderia ambifaria AMMD includes:
- a CDS encoding tetratricopeptide repeat protein, whose amino-acid sequence is MKKSLAALGFSLMLLSSAAFAVPSLQQVEQSIAQRDWQRADTQLSQVIDAHPNNAHARYLYAQVLDREGRASDALAQLQRAKSLDPQLRFTDASRFAQTESRIRADAARVSGNTPSATQAGSLQSSLAPAAPVAKHGPSTGMWIGIALIVALIALVLRWTLRRARSADDGRADDERRTQLKRATDVLNDIRPLKLDAKLSTAPGAAALTGELEGIETDARTLVEALSNGKNPVPPYRIDELEQRHASVKARVEGRPDPAAQPAAPPNGNGSVYAQEADRMTGTQGQPYQQPPYPQQPYPPQPYPQQQPPVVVQQGGGFAGGMGGLLTGVLLGEAMSGGRERVVERDVIVDDQRRRQENNDPGFDFGRGDDSNWSDGNGGGGVDLGSNDDGWTDDNT